The following are encoded in a window of Persicobacter psychrovividus genomic DNA:
- a CDS encoding DUF3347 domain-containing protein, which translates to MKNLTNLCLLLIVSILFACEGEQKKEDHAGHDHATEMTTTTDTTVSHEANDNVSADGTQKLLAGYFEIKDALVKTEPETASKKALAFVKVLEANDAGQLFASTRAIASAKDVKEQRKQFEVLSQQMYMLVKNNKTDGATVYKQFCPMAFDNKGAFWLAKEKEINNPYFGDKMLHCGMVQEEL; encoded by the coding sequence ATGAAAAACCTAACCAACCTTTGTTTACTTTTGATCGTCAGCATTTTATTTGCCTGCGAAGGCGAACAGAAAAAAGAAGATCATGCGGGGCACGATCACGCAACAGAAATGACAACGACCACCGATACCACCGTATCACATGAAGCCAATGACAATGTTTCTGCCGACGGCACACAAAAATTATTGGCGGGCTACTTCGAAATCAAAGATGCTTTGGTGAAGACCGAGCCTGAAACCGCCTCCAAAAAAGCGCTGGCCTTTGTAAAAGTTCTCGAAGCCAACGACGCTGGGCAGTTGTTTGCCTCCACCCGCGCGATTGCTTCGGCTAAAGATGTAAAAGAGCAACGCAAGCAGTTCGAGGTACTCTCTCAGCAGATGTATATGTTGGTAAAAAATAATAAGACCGACGGCGCAACGGTTTACAAACAGTTCTGCCCGATGGCCTTCGACAATAAGGGCGCTTTTTGGCTGGCCAAAGAAAAGGAAATCAACAATCCTTATTTCGGCGACAAGATGTTGCACTGCGGAATGGTACAGGAGGAGTTGTAA
- a CDS encoding efflux RND transporter periplasmic adaptor subunit encodes MIKKYINKQTAGYLALLLAGLLIGRFFFQKPSEKEVIATEKSEQKTTYTCAMHPSVRLDHPGDCPICGMELIPVDHEQGEQVDVDAVKMSPQAMALASVETTTVGEASAENTLALNGKIAPDERKVFTQVAHFAGRVDGLSVNFTGDYVRKGQPLAVIYSPALVTAQEELFQAQKFRDSQPALWASAKRKLKNWKLTDAQIEKIIASGKVQESFPILADVSGVVMKKMVNVGDHLMEGHPMFEIADLKHLWVQFEVYESQLSLVKKGTKVSYTVAGQPSKKYEGTIDFVDPVVNPKTRVAHARLLLKNSDMVLKPETFVRGKVQLNSESQAEKLLVPASAVLWTGKRSVVYVQQKTADQLYFRMREIELGKRMGDQYEVLSGLTEGEEVVTEGAFSVDASAQLAGKPSMMSPEGGGAPKMNMPGMKMDMKMDKGMKMKHEHHGMKMTFDQRAQLSSANQQIFEALLNDYLQIKKALASDDFASAQKASNDWVTNYQKMKALKLKAEANERMQMFAHHFDPISKHLSSAKNMDELRKTFKPFSSTMIAFVKAFDAFPTVYIIHCPMADGDQGADWLDTTDQVLNPYFGSKMLKCGYRTGVVK; translated from the coding sequence ATGATCAAAAAATATATCAATAAACAAACCGCCGGCTACCTTGCGCTTCTTCTCGCAGGGCTATTAATCGGGCGATTCTTTTTCCAAAAACCATCCGAAAAAGAAGTTATAGCTACCGAAAAATCGGAACAAAAAACGACTTACACCTGTGCGATGCACCCGTCTGTTCGCCTGGATCATCCTGGCGATTGCCCGATCTGCGGGATGGAACTGATTCCCGTGGATCATGAGCAGGGCGAACAAGTTGATGTTGATGCAGTGAAGATGAGTCCGCAGGCGATGGCTTTAGCATCGGTAGAAACAACCACCGTGGGCGAAGCTTCAGCAGAGAATACCCTTGCACTGAATGGAAAGATTGCGCCCGATGAGCGAAAGGTGTTCACGCAGGTGGCGCACTTTGCGGGTCGCGTGGATGGGCTGTCCGTGAATTTCACGGGTGATTATGTGCGCAAGGGTCAACCCTTGGCGGTAATTTATTCGCCTGCCTTGGTAACGGCGCAAGAAGAACTTTTTCAGGCGCAAAAGTTCAGGGACAGTCAGCCGGCGCTTTGGGCGTCAGCCAAACGGAAGCTGAAAAACTGGAAGCTGACGGATGCTCAGATTGAAAAGATCATCGCTTCGGGCAAAGTACAGGAGAGCTTCCCGATCTTGGCGGATGTTTCGGGCGTGGTGATGAAAAAGATGGTCAATGTGGGCGATCACCTGATGGAAGGACATCCGATGTTTGAGATTGCCGATCTGAAACACCTTTGGGTACAGTTTGAAGTGTATGAATCACAATTGTCTTTGGTGAAAAAAGGAACAAAAGTGAGCTACACTGTTGCAGGTCAGCCTTCGAAAAAATATGAGGGCACAATTGATTTTGTAGATCCGGTGGTGAACCCGAAAACGCGGGTGGCACATGCCCGATTGTTGTTGAAAAATTCGGATATGGTGCTAAAGCCTGAGACTTTTGTTCGTGGAAAGGTGCAGCTCAATAGCGAAAGCCAAGCAGAAAAATTATTGGTGCCCGCTTCCGCCGTGCTATGGACCGGCAAGCGTTCAGTAGTGTATGTTCAGCAAAAAACAGCCGATCAACTTTATTTCCGCATGCGGGAAATTGAATTGGGTAAAAGAATGGGCGACCAATATGAGGTGTTGAGTGGATTGACCGAAGGCGAAGAGGTGGTTACCGAAGGCGCTTTCAGTGTGGATGCTTCGGCGCAGTTGGCAGGCAAGCCAAGCATGATGAGCCCTGAAGGTGGCGGTGCCCCTAAAATGAATATGCCGGGAATGAAAATGGACATGAAGATGGATAAGGGGATGAAGATGAAACATGAGCACCACGGGATGAAAATGACTTTCGATCAGCGGGCTCAATTGTCCTCGGCAAATCAACAAATCTTCGAAGCCTTGTTGAATGATTATTTACAAATCAAAAAGGCATTGGCTTCGGATGATTTTGCTTCGGCTCAAAAGGCATCCAACGATTGGGTTACAAATTATCAAAAGATGAAAGCGTTAAAACTGAAGGCAGAAGCCAACGAACGGATGCAGATGTTTGCACATCATTTCGATCCGATCAGCAAGCATTTGTCCTCGGCAAAAAATATGGATGAGCTTCGGAAAACGTTCAAGCCCTTCTCTTCGACGATGATCGCTTTCGTAAAAGCCTTCGATGCCTTCCCGACCGTGTACATCATCCACTGCCCGATGGCGGATGGGGATCAAGGTGCCGACTGGCTCGACACAACCGATCAGGTGTTAAACCCTTATTTTGGTTCGAAGATGCTGAAGTGTGGGTATCGGACGGGGGTGGTGAAATAG
- a CDS encoding TolC family protein: MQNNPTLQAQYKAFEQSMEKVAEVQGLPDPQLSMGYFIRPIETRNGPQRAKFSLMQQFPWFGTQKAKASVAHLRAEAQYQQFIDAQQKIRYQLCKAYNPLIEQQTMERIEQENIQLLSAYKNIALSKFENNEGSMANVLRVDMMLKEAQVNLKVIQQKVKPLLASFNRYLHQPMEASVELPVLAYPDTLQWEAQAQMDSAFAQHPEILAMQKMVEAGEAQAQVARKLGAPKLGIGLDYMIVGQSDMPAESSGQDALMPMVSVSLPIFRKKYKAMKQSAELSQQQWQFQQEAVRDQLKSDYEQAVFEIESQVQYYNLYQAQYVESQQTLDLLYTAYANSGKDFEEVLRMQQQLLQYKKRKASAWTKYQNALAELGYLLGGN; encoded by the coding sequence ATGCAAAACAATCCGACGCTTCAGGCACAATACAAAGCCTTTGAGCAGTCGATGGAAAAGGTGGCCGAGGTGCAAGGCTTGCCCGATCCGCAATTGTCAATGGGATATTTCATTCGCCCGATCGAAACCCGCAACGGACCGCAACGCGCCAAGTTTTCGCTGATGCAACAGTTCCCGTGGTTCGGAACGCAAAAGGCGAAAGCTTCGGTGGCGCATTTGCGGGCGGAGGCACAGTACCAACAATTTATTGATGCTCAGCAAAAAATTCGGTATCAACTCTGCAAGGCATACAATCCTTTGATCGAGCAACAGACGATGGAACGGATCGAGCAGGAAAATATTCAATTGCTGTCGGCTTATAAAAATATTGCCCTGAGCAAGTTTGAAAATAATGAAGGAAGCATGGCGAATGTCCTGCGGGTGGATATGATGCTGAAGGAGGCGCAGGTCAATCTGAAAGTGATTCAGCAAAAAGTAAAGCCTTTGCTGGCAAGCTTCAACCGCTACCTGCACCAACCGATGGAGGCAAGCGTTGAACTACCCGTGCTCGCCTACCCTGATACTTTGCAATGGGAAGCACAGGCGCAAATGGACAGTGCCTTTGCTCAGCATCCTGAAATATTGGCCATGCAGAAAATGGTAGAGGCAGGCGAAGCGCAGGCGCAAGTCGCCCGAAAGTTGGGCGCTCCAAAGCTTGGCATCGGTCTGGATTATATGATCGTCGGGCAATCGGATATGCCCGCTGAATCTTCGGGGCAGGATGCGCTGATGCCGATGGTGTCGGTAAGCCTACCGATTTTTCGCAAAAAATATAAGGCGATGAAGCAGTCCGCCGAGCTTTCGCAACAGCAGTGGCAGTTTCAGCAAGAGGCGGTTCGGGATCAGCTGAAGAGCGATTATGAACAGGCTGTTTTTGAAATCGAAAGTCAGGTGCAGTATTATAATTTGTATCAGGCGCAGTATGTTGAAAGTCAGCAGACGCTCGACCTTTTGTACACTGCTTATGCCAATTCAGGTAAAGATTTCGAGGAGGTTTTGCGGATGCAACAGCAGTTGCTTCAGTACAAAAAGCGAAAGGCAAGCGCATGGACCAAGTATCAGAATGCCTTGGCGGAGTTGGGGTATTTGTTGGGGGGAAATTGA